A stretch of Rhododendron vialii isolate Sample 1 chromosome 4a, ASM3025357v1 DNA encodes these proteins:
- the LOC131322272 gene encoding dihydrolipoyl dehydrogenase, mitochondrial produces the protein MAMASMARRKSSLLLSKSLCNSSDAFKYSLSLTSFSRGFASGSGDDNDVVVIGGGPGGYVAAIKAAQLGLKTTCIEKRGTLGGTCLNVGCIPSKALLHSSHMYHEALHSFANHGVKFPSVEVDLPAMMAQKDKAVTNLTRGIEGLFKKNKVNYVKGYGKFISPSEVSVDSLEGENTVVKGKNIIVATGSDVKSLPGITIDEKRIVSSTGALALSEIPKKLIVIGAGYIGLEMGSVWGRLGSEVTVVEFAADIVPTMDSEVRKQFQRTLEKQKMKFMLKTKVVSVDTSGNGVKLTLEPAAGGEQSTLEADAVLVSAGRTPFTSGLGLDKIGVETDKVGRIIVNGRFSTNVQGVYAIGDVIPGPMLAHKAEEDGVACVEFIAGKEGHVDYDMVPGVVYTHPEVAYVGKTEEQVKALGVDYRVGKFPFLANSRAKAIDDAEGLVKILAEKESDKILGVHIMSPNAGELIHEAVLALQYGASSEDIARTCHAHPTMSEALKEAAMATYDKPIHI, from the exons ATGGCGATGGCGAGCATGGCCCGAAGAAAATCATCCTTGCTCCTGTCGAAGAGCCTCTGCAATTCGTCCGATGCTTTCAAGTACTCCCTCTCTCTAACCTCCTTCTCGAGGGGCTTCGCGTCTGGATCCGGTGACGACAACGACGTCGTCGTCATCGGAGGTGGGCCAGGCGGCTACGTCGCCGCCATCAAGGCGGCCCAGTTGGGGCTGAAGACGACGTGTATCGAGAAGCGTGGTACTCTCGGCGGCACGTGTCTCAACGTCGGTTGCATCCCTTCCAAG GCTCTTCTTCATTCTTCCCACATGTACCATGAAGCCCTGCATTCATTTGCCAACCATGGTGTCAAGTTTCCTTCTGTTGAAGTTGATCTACCTGCCATGATGGCCCAAAAAGATAAAGCTGTAACTAATCTGACACGTGGTATTGAAGGTCTCtttaagaaaaacaaagtaaactaCGTTAAAGGTTATGGAAAATTCATCTCTCCTTCTGAAGTCTCTGTCGATAGCCTGGAAGGTGAGAACACTGTTGTGAAAGGCAAAAATATAATAGTTGCTACTGGTTCTGATGTCAAGTCTCTTCCTGGGATTACCATTGATGAGAAGAGGATTGTATCATCGACTGGTGCTTTAGCTTTGTCGGAAATCCCAAAGAAACTCATAGTCATTGGAGCTGGCTACATTGGCCTTGAGATGGGCTCAGTGTGGGGCCGTCTTGGTTCGGAGGTCACAGTTGTCGAATTTGCAGCCGACATCGTTCCAACCATGGATAGTGAAGTACGCAAGCAATTCCAACGCACCCTTGAGAAGCAGAAGATGAAGTTTATGCTGAAAACTAAGGTTGTATCAGTTGACACTTCTGGAAATGGCGTGAAGTTGACCCTTGAACCAGCTGCTGGCGGTGAGCAGAGTACACTGGAAGCTGATGCTGTTCTTGTCTCTGCAGGCAGGACTCCATTTACGTCTGGGCTTGGATTGGACAAGATAGGAGTGGAAACTGACAAGGTTGGTCGAATCATAGTTAACGGACGGTTCTCGACTAATGTACAAGGAGTCTATGCAATTGGAGACGTCATTCCTGGGCCGATGTTAGCCCATAAAGCAGAAGAGGATGGAGTTGCATGCGTGGAGTTCATAGCAGGCAAGGAAGGCCATGTGGACTATGATATGGTCCCCGGAGTTGTATATACGCACCCGGAAGTGGCGTATGTCGGAAAGACTGAGGAACAAGTGAAGGCACTCGGGGTTGATTACCGGGTTGGGAAGTTTCCTTTCTTGGCAAATAGCAGGGCCAAGGCAATAGATGATGCTGAGGGATTGGTTAAGATTTTGGCTGAGAAAGAGAGTGATAAGATATTGGGGGTTCATATAATGTCTCCAAATGCTGGGGAGCTCATTCACGAGGCAGTGCTGGCGTTGCAGTATGGAGCGTCAAGTGAGGACATTGCACGCACGTGCCATGCGCATCCGACTATGAGCGAGGCGCTGAAAGAGGCTGCCATGGCCACATATGACAAGCCCATTCACATTTAG